The following coding sequences are from one Deltaproteobacteria bacterium window:
- a CDS encoding radical SAM protein produces the protein MRYEGPIYRPPSEADSLLIQATVGCPHNKCTFCMIYKKGPPFRIRPVEDICEDLREAREIYGEQVRTLFFPAGNTIAMPSRDLARICRFARKQFPFLERITVYGSSRYIAMKGPGELEMLREAGLTRIHVGLESGDDEVLRRVKKGTDRAEQILAGRRVKEAGMELSEYVILGLGGVERTREHAKATAEALNAIGPDFVRLRTLVPKINTLLLHQIRKGRFRLLSPHQVLEETRDLLERLSCRCRLTSDHYTNYINLDGEIPRDRERLLAEIDRALAWSEDQFRPFFIGTQ, from the coding sequence ATGAGATATGAAGGCCCTATCTACAGGCCCCCGAGCGAGGCCGACAGCCTGCTCATACAGGCCACGGTGGGGTGCCCCCACAACAAATGTACCTTCTGCATGATCTACAAGAAGGGCCCGCCCTTCAGGATCCGGCCCGTGGAGGATATCTGCGAGGACCTCCGGGAGGCCCGGGAGATTTACGGGGAGCAGGTTCGCACCCTCTTTTTCCCCGCGGGCAACACCATAGCCATGCCTTCCCGGGATCTCGCCCGGATCTGCCGGTTCGCCAGGAAGCAGTTCCCTTTTCTCGAGAGGATCACCGTTTACGGTTCTTCCAGGTACATAGCCATGAAAGGCCCCGGGGAGCTCGAAATGCTCCGGGAGGCCGGTCTCACCCGGATTCACGTGGGGCTGGAAAGCGGGGACGACGAGGTGTTGAGGAGGGTCAAGAAGGGGACGGACCGGGCGGAACAGATCCTGGCCGGCCGCCGGGTCAAGGAAGCGGGAATGGAACTGAGCGAATACGTGATCCTGGGACTGGGCGGCGTGGAGCGGACCCGGGAACACGCAAAGGCCACAGCCGAGGCCCTGAACGCCATCGGCCCTGACTTCGTGAGGCTCCGGACCCTGGTCCCGAAGATCAACACGCTGCTCTTGCACCAGATCAGGAAAGGGCGATTTCGTCTCCTCTCTCCCCACCAGGTGCTGGAAGAGACCCGTGACCTCCTGGAGAGGCTCTCTTGCCGTTGCAGACTCACAAGCGATCACTACACCAACTACATCAATCTCGATGGGGAGATCCCCCGGGACAGGGAAAGGCTCCTCGCCGAGATCGACCGGGCCTTGGCCTGGAGCGAAGACCAGTTCAGACCCTTCTTTATCGGGACCCAGTAG
- a CDS encoding DUF488 domain-containing protein: protein METPRIIYTIGTSDRTLEEFLGLLRVFHIAELIDVRRFPSSKRYPWFDRTSLEQALRAEGFGYRWLGEALGGFREEGYRAYMTKLSYLQGLEMVERTAVTSVTTLVCAERLPWKCHRLQIARSLEERGWEVLHILSEDRTWRPRQESLKFGSKPTREENGKDHEI from the coding sequence ATGGAGACCCCCAGAATTATTTATACAATCGGAACCAGCGATCGGACTTTGGAGGAATTCCTCGGGTTGCTGAGGGTCTTTCACATTGCCGAGCTTATTGATGTCAGGAGGTTTCCTTCCAGCAAGCGCTATCCATGGTTCGACCGCACATCCCTGGAACAGGCTCTCCGGGCAGAGGGATTCGGTTACCGGTGGCTCGGTGAGGCCCTCGGGGGATTCCGGGAAGAGGGCTATCGGGCTTACATGACGAAGCTATCCTATCTACAGGGCCTGGAGATGGTTGAAAGGACGGCCGTAACTTCGGTGACGACCCTGGTTTGCGCCGAGAGACTGCCCTGGAAATGCCACCGGCTCCAGATTGCCCGAAGCCTCGAAGAGAGAGGCTGGGAAGTCCTTCATATCCTTTCAGAAGACCGTACCTGGCGGCCACGGCAGGAATCCTTGAAATTCGGAAGTAAACCCACCCGGGAAGAGAACGGGAAGGATCATGAGATATGA
- a CDS encoding FAD-dependent oxidoreductase — MKFLIIGGDAAGMSAASRAKRNRPEMEVTVLEQTMDVSYSACGMPYNIADPGREIDDLVVRQARVFREKQGIDLRTGHRAVALDPAGKTVACVGAEGQELELRYDKLLIATGASPILPDRPGFDSPGVFTLKSLEHGRRIKGYIREQEVKRAVIIGMGYIALEMCESLRANGIEVDMVKPRPVFLPWMNRKLAETVKEEVEANGAGIHAGHEILQIEKTASGLKVLCPDLELEGQMVLVAVGVKPNSGLAEEAGLKLGPHRSIAVDRSLRTSNEDIYAAGDCADAFHVVTGERVWIPLALRANRAGWAVADNVAGKDVKLQGVVGTAVFKVFGLQVARTGLSVAEAAKAGFDPVEIVITARSRAHAHPGNTPLGVQMVGDGKTGRLLGVQMVGREGAAHRINAPAVALHKGMTVEEFSQCDLAYAPPFSPVWDPMLTAANQLLKRL, encoded by the coding sequence ATGAAATTCCTGATCATCGGAGGAGATGCGGCCGGCATGAGCGCAGCGAGCCGTGCCAAGCGAAATCGGCCCGAAATGGAGGTTACGGTTCTGGAGCAGACCATGGACGTGTCTTACAGCGCCTGCGGAATGCCGTACAATATCGCAGATCCCGGCCGGGAAATCGATGACCTCGTGGTGCGCCAGGCCCGGGTGTTCCGTGAAAAGCAGGGCATCGACCTGAGGACGGGGCACAGGGCGGTGGCCCTGGACCCCGCCGGCAAGACCGTGGCCTGCGTGGGGGCGGAGGGACAGGAGCTGGAACTTCGCTATGACAAGCTCCTGATCGCCACCGGGGCCTCCCCGATCCTTCCGGATCGGCCCGGGTTCGATTCCCCAGGTGTTTTCACCCTCAAGAGTCTGGAGCACGGGAGGCGGATCAAGGGATACATCAGGGAGCAGGAGGTGAAAAGGGCGGTCATCATCGGCATGGGGTATATCGCTCTTGAAATGTGCGAGTCTCTGAGGGCCAACGGGATCGAGGTCGACATGGTAAAACCCCGGCCTGTCTTCCTCCCCTGGATGAACCGAAAGTTGGCGGAGACGGTGAAAGAGGAAGTGGAGGCCAACGGTGCGGGGATCCACGCGGGACACGAGATTCTGCAGATAGAAAAAACCGCTTCGGGACTCAAAGTCCTCTGCCCGGACCTCGAATTGGAAGGCCAGATGGTGCTCGTGGCCGTGGGGGTGAAGCCCAACAGCGGACTGGCGGAAGAGGCGGGCCTCAAACTCGGTCCCCACCGGTCCATTGCCGTTGATCGGTCGCTTCGGACTTCCAACGAGGATATTTATGCGGCAGGGGACTGCGCCGATGCCTTTCACGTCGTGACGGGAGAGAGGGTGTGGATTCCCCTGGCACTTCGGGCCAATAGGGCGGGGTGGGCCGTGGCTGACAACGTCGCGGGCAAGGACGTCAAGCTCCAGGGTGTAGTGGGAACGGCAGTTTTCAAGGTCTTCGGCCTCCAGGTGGCTCGGACTGGCCTCAGCGTGGCGGAGGCCGCAAAAGCGGGCTTCGATCCTGTTGAGATCGTGATTACCGCCCGTTCCAGGGCCCATGCCCATCCCGGAAACACGCCTCTCGGCGTACAGATGGTGGGAGACGGGAAGACGGGCCGCCTCCTGGGAGTTCAGATGGTAGGCCGTGAAGGGGCAGCCCATCGCATCAACGCACCCGCGGTGGCCCTTCACAAGGGAATGACCGTTGAGGAGTTCAGCCAGTGCGACCTCGCCTATGCTCCTCCCTTCAGCCCCGTCTGGGACCCGATGCTGACGGCCGCGAACCAGTTACTGAAAAGACTATGA
- a CDS encoding SDR family oxidoreductase, with the protein MADSKLDLSGKTVLITGGSRGLGKAIALAMAGQGAKIAVCGRKQEALDEALKEFEEAGFDAMGYRADVGKSDQVKALFEAVIDRCGGLDILVNNVGTNVFTPSVAEAEEGLWDKMMQTTLKSAFLTSARAAGIMKERGGGKIINISSIAARKAAPGMGLYCIAKAGLEMLTRVLAAELARDGIRVNAVAPGMVRTQFSRPLWSNEAMLKEYLKGVPLGRIAETEDVVGAVLFLASPLSDYITGEIITVDGGSSA; encoded by the coding sequence ATGGCGGATTCAAAGCTGGACCTTTCGGGGAAGACCGTATTGATCACCGGCGGGAGCCGCGGCCTGGGGAAAGCCATCGCCCTGGCGATGGCCGGGCAGGGAGCGAAGATTGCCGTTTGCGGAAGAAAGCAGGAAGCCCTGGACGAGGCCCTGAAGGAATTCGAGGAGGCGGGGTTCGACGCCATGGGATACCGGGCAGATGTGGGAAAATCGGACCAGGTGAAGGCCCTTTTCGAGGCCGTGATCGACCGTTGCGGGGGGTTGGACATCCTCGTGAACAATGTCGGCACTAATGTCTTCACTCCCTCCGTGGCGGAGGCCGAAGAAGGGCTCTGGGACAAGATGATGCAGACCACCCTCAAGAGCGCCTTCCTCACCAGCGCCCGGGCCGCCGGAATCATGAAGGAGAGGGGAGGAGGCAAGATCATCAATATCAGCTCCATCGCGGCGCGCAAAGCCGCCCCCGGGATGGGCCTTTACTGCATTGCCAAGGCCGGGCTCGAGATGCTCACCCGGGTGCTGGCCGCTGAGCTTGCCCGGGACGGCATCCGGGTCAACGCCGTGGCCCCTGGAATGGTCAGGACCCAGTTCAGCCGCCCTCTCTGGAGCAACGAGGCCATGCTGAAGGAGTACCTGAAGGGCGTTCCCTTGGGCCGGATTGCGGAAACGGAGGACGTCGTGGGTGCGGTCCTGTTCCTGGCCTCCCCCCTCTCGGACTATATAACAGGCGAAATCATCACGGTTGACGGCGGAAGCTCGGCCTGA
- a CDS encoding elongation factor G, with amino-acid sequence MAEENRFLRNIGISAHIDSGKTTLTERILYYTKRIHAVHEVRGKDGVGATMDSMELERERGITISSAATYCEWKGHRINIIDTPGHVDFTIEVERALRVLDGSILVLCAVGGVQSQSITVDRQMNRYGVPRLAFINKCDRSGADPVRVLRQLREKLNQNAVLMEIPIGLEGKFRGVVDLVSMKAYTFEGPFGEEVVQGEIPSRLLDEARAAREELLDAASLFSDELMEAVLEDRVTEALVHEAVRKGTIARKLTPVFLGSAYKNIGVQPLLDGVARYLPSPSEVENTALDLDNGEKEVSLSSDPRDPFLGLAFKLEITPYGQLTYLRIYQGRIAKGSDLVNTRNRKRIKVGRLVRMHADKMEDIESAEAGDIVALFGVDCYSGDTFTDGRLNYSMSSMFVPEPVISLSVTPKDGKASDRMAKAIHRFSKEDPTFRSYVNPESGETIISGMGELHLEVYVERMRREFQAEVETGIPQVAYREAISQRAEFNYTHKKQTGGAGQFGRVAGFMEPSPDGTYEFVNQVKGGVIPSEFIPAVDKGFQSCLKKGLLMEFPVLGMKVTVNDGQHHPVDSSERAFAAAAVGAFRQAYPKAKPIILEPVMKISIECPSEYQGPAMASLNQRRGLITSSTEDGTFTTIEAEVPLAEMFGYATVLRSLTKGKGEFTMEFSRYAKVPESVAERLKAEVQARKRRGKK; translated from the coding sequence ATGGCTGAAGAGAATCGATTTTTGAGAAACATCGGGATCAGCGCCCACATCGATTCGGGGAAGACCACCCTGACCGAAAGGATCCTCTATTACACCAAAAGGATCCACGCTGTGCATGAGGTCAGGGGAAAAGACGGGGTAGGCGCTACCATGGATTCCATGGAACTGGAAAGAGAGCGGGGGATCACCATCTCCTCCGCCGCCACCTACTGCGAGTGGAAAGGGCACCGCATCAACATCATCGACACGCCGGGCCACGTGGACTTCACCATCGAGGTGGAACGCGCCCTCAGGGTCCTGGACGGGTCCATCCTGGTCCTTTGCGCCGTGGGCGGCGTCCAGTCCCAGTCCATCACCGTGGACAGGCAGATGAACCGTTACGGGGTCCCCCGCCTGGCCTTCATAAATAAGTGCGATCGTTCGGGGGCTGATCCCGTCCGGGTCCTCCGGCAGCTCAGGGAAAAGCTGAACCAGAATGCCGTGCTCATGGAGATCCCTATCGGCCTGGAGGGAAAATTCAGGGGGGTCGTGGACCTCGTCTCCATGAAGGCCTATACCTTCGAGGGGCCCTTCGGAGAAGAGGTCGTGCAGGGAGAGATTCCCTCACGGCTCCTGGATGAGGCGAGGGCGGCAAGGGAGGAACTGCTCGATGCCGCCTCCCTGTTCTCCGACGAACTCATGGAGGCCGTTCTTGAGGACCGAGTCACGGAGGCGCTCGTACACGAGGCGGTCAGGAAAGGGACCATAGCAAGGAAACTGACACCCGTTTTTCTGGGTTCCGCTTACAAGAACATCGGGGTCCAGCCCCTCCTGGACGGCGTCGCCAGGTATCTCCCCTCCCCTTCCGAGGTCGAAAACACGGCCCTGGACCTTGACAATGGCGAGAAAGAGGTATCCCTTTCCTCGGATCCCCGGGATCCCTTCCTGGGGTTGGCCTTCAAGCTGGAGATCACCCCTTACGGCCAACTCACCTATCTCAGGATCTACCAGGGACGAATCGCCAAGGGCAGCGACCTCGTGAACACTCGGAACCGTAAGAGGATCAAGGTCGGCAGGCTCGTCCGTATGCATGCGGACAAGATGGAAGACATCGAGAGCGCGGAGGCCGGAGACATCGTGGCCCTCTTCGGGGTGGACTGCTATTCCGGGGACACTTTCACGGATGGGCGACTGAACTATTCCATGAGTTCCATGTTCGTGCCGGAACCAGTGATCTCCCTCTCGGTGACCCCCAAGGACGGAAAGGCCAGTGACCGGATGGCTAAGGCCATCCACAGGTTTTCAAAGGAGGACCCCACCTTCCGGTCTTACGTGAACCCGGAATCCGGTGAGACCATCATCTCCGGCATGGGTGAACTCCACCTGGAGGTCTACGTTGAGCGCATGCGGCGGGAATTCCAGGCGGAGGTGGAGACCGGTATCCCCCAGGTGGCTTACCGGGAGGCCATATCCCAGAGGGCCGAGTTCAATTATACCCACAAAAAACAAACAGGGGGGGCGGGGCAATTCGGCCGTGTGGCCGGGTTCATGGAACCCTCCCCTGATGGAACCTATGAGTTCGTCAACCAGGTCAAGGGAGGGGTGATTCCCTCCGAATTCATCCCAGCGGTGGACAAGGGGTTTCAGTCCTGTCTCAAAAAAGGCCTTCTCATGGAATTCCCCGTGCTCGGCATGAAAGTGACCGTCAACGACGGGCAACATCACCCCGTGGATTCCTCCGAAAGGGCCTTCGCGGCGGCGGCGGTAGGGGCCTTCAGGCAGGCCTACCCTAAGGCTAAACCCATCATCCTGGAACCCGTGATGAAGATCTCCATAGAGTGTCCTTCCGAGTACCAGGGCCCTGCCATGGCCTCGCTCAACCAGCGGAGGGGGTTGATCACGAGTTCCACGGAGGACGGGACCTTCACCACCATTGAGGCCGAGGTGCCCCTTGCCGAGATGTTCGGCTACGCCACGGTTCTCCGTTCCTTGACAAAGGGGAAGGGGGAATTCACCATGGAGTTTTCCCGTTACGCAAAGGTCCCCGAATCCGTGGCGGAAAGGCTGAAGGCAGAGGTGCAGGCCAGGAAAAGGAGGGGGAAAAAATGA
- a CDS encoding MFS transporter: MATPSSVPPSGKGDPSGKEGRRFFQTPYVWAFTTYFAEGFPYTVIRIISSVFFRDMRVSLEAIGLTSLFGLPWVLKFLWGPQVDRYATKRRWMLIMQALLVAMVILAAFFAGAPAGVSLIAGLFFVGAFVAATHDIAIDGYYMEALDRKGQAKFVGYRVMAYRIAMMTGTGVIITIGARIDWTTGFLCAGLLLALLFTYHILFLPRVETEKAPFGELIKGFLRVRPVLTLLALAALTTAGWWVFSLPWYGSLKSAFPVLKKIRFAGWVGIGLLLALILLTLFKERIKGLFLRDRDSFYSRAFLAYMDREKMGAALAFIILMRTGESMLASMASPFMVDLGIKVHYGWISGGIGLPFSILGAMIGGWMISRYSLRKTLWPFLLAQNLTNLVYMGLALYLAPYVRINTGAEHVLFIGNFNLFLVAVVHAFDQFAGGLGTSVLATYLMRTCLSEFKAAHFAIGTGLMNISGVLSGVVSGFLAGWLGYGYFFGISFVASVPGMLLIFFIPFLDAEGGRANVDA; the protein is encoded by the coding sequence ATGGCAACGCCTTCATCGGTCCCTCCCTCGGGAAAGGGTGATCCTTCCGGGAAAGAGGGGCGGCGATTCTTCCAAACCCCCTATGTCTGGGCCTTTACGACCTATTTCGCCGAGGGCTTTCCCTATACCGTCATCCGCATCATCTCTTCCGTTTTTTTCAGGGACATGCGAGTGAGCCTCGAGGCCATCGGCCTGACCTCCCTTTTCGGACTGCCCTGGGTCCTTAAATTTCTCTGGGGTCCCCAGGTCGATCGTTACGCCACCAAGCGGCGCTGGATGCTCATCATGCAGGCCCTCCTGGTCGCCATGGTGATTCTGGCGGCCTTTTTCGCCGGCGCCCCTGCAGGGGTGAGCCTGATCGCCGGCCTTTTTTTTGTTGGAGCATTCGTGGCCGCTACCCATGACATCGCGATCGACGGCTATTACATGGAGGCCCTCGACCGGAAAGGGCAGGCCAAGTTCGTGGGATACCGTGTCATGGCTTACCGGATCGCCATGATGACGGGGACAGGTGTGATCATAACCATCGGGGCCCGGATCGATTGGACCACCGGCTTCCTTTGCGCAGGTCTCCTGCTGGCACTCCTTTTCACCTACCACATCCTGTTTCTGCCACGGGTCGAGACGGAAAAGGCCCCTTTTGGTGAGCTGATCAAGGGCTTCCTGCGCGTGCGGCCCGTCCTGACTCTCTTGGCCTTGGCCGCCCTCACGACGGCGGGTTGGTGGGTCTTCTCCCTTCCCTGGTACGGGAGCCTTAAATCGGCCTTTCCGGTTCTGAAAAAGATCCGTTTCGCAGGATGGGTCGGCATCGGCCTCCTGCTCGCCCTCATCCTTCTGACCCTTTTCAAGGAACGGATCAAGGGATTGTTCCTGAGGGACCGTGATTCTTTTTATTCCAGGGCGTTTCTGGCTTACATGGACCGGGAGAAGATGGGGGCGGCCCTCGCTTTCATCATCCTCATGCGAACCGGGGAGTCCATGCTTGCTTCGATGGCCTCACCCTTCATGGTGGACCTGGGAATCAAGGTCCATTATGGATGGATCTCCGGGGGCATCGGCCTGCCCTTTTCCATCCTGGGGGCCATGATCGGGGGGTGGATGATCTCCCGCTACAGCCTCAGGAAGACCCTGTGGCCTTTTCTTCTGGCCCAGAACCTGACCAACCTGGTCTACATGGGTCTCGCCCTTTATCTGGCCCCTTACGTGCGGATCAATACGGGGGCCGAACATGTCCTTTTCATCGGGAATTTCAACCTGTTTTTGGTCGCGGTCGTCCATGCCTTCGACCAGTTCGCAGGCGGACTCGGAACCTCCGTTTTGGCGACCTATCTCATGCGCACCTGCCTCAGCGAATTCAAGGCAGCCCACTTTGCCATCGGAACGGGACTCATGAACATCAGCGGGGTACTTTCAGGGGTGGTGAGTGGTTTCCTGGCGGGGTGGCTGGGCTATGGATATTTTTTCGGGATCAGCTTCGTGGCTTCCGTGCCGGGCATGCTCCTCATCTTTTTCATCCCCTTCCTCGATGCGGAAGGCGGACGGGCAAACGTTGATGCCTAG
- the map gene encoding type I methionyl aminopeptidase: MPGNGERKVKIAMKIGRNDPCPCGSGLKYKKCCMEKDAKRNQNLKEAYFRKYSIRLKEPREVEGIRRAGKLALDTLDLVEKHLCSGMTTDDINTLVHEFTVRNGAVPAPLNYRGYPKSVCVSVNEVICHGIPGERVLRDGDIVNVDVTPILNGYYADVSKTFFVGRPSRDAFKIVSVARACLKAGMAMVKPGNRVGDIGWAIQRYAERHGCSVVREFVGHGVGIEFHEAPQIPHYGQKGKGLLLVPGMVFTIEPMINLGGKELHILSDNWTAVTDDGSLSAQFEQTILVTENGYESLTPYDLDAPLLEEGTVS, from the coding sequence ATGCCCGGGAACGGGGAAAGGAAAGTAAAGATTGCCATGAAAATAGGGCGAAACGATCCCTGCCCTTGCGGCAGCGGGCTCAAATACAAGAAGTGCTGCATGGAGAAGGACGCGAAGAGAAACCAAAATCTCAAGGAGGCCTATTTTCGCAAGTACAGTATCCGCCTCAAGGAACCCAGAGAGGTGGAAGGGATCCGGCGGGCGGGGAAGCTCGCCCTTGACACCCTGGACCTTGTGGAAAAACATCTATGTTCGGGCATGACCACCGACGACATCAATACCCTTGTTCACGAGTTCACCGTCCGGAACGGGGCGGTGCCCGCCCCTCTTAATTACCGCGGCTATCCCAAAAGCGTCTGCGTTTCGGTCAACGAGGTCATCTGCCACGGTATCCCGGGGGAAAGGGTCCTTAGGGACGGAGATATCGTGAACGTGGACGTAACCCCCATCCTGAACGGCTATTACGCCGATGTGAGCAAGACATTTTTTGTGGGAAGACCGAGCAGGGACGCATTTAAGATCGTGAGTGTGGCAAGGGCCTGCCTCAAGGCCGGTATGGCGATGGTGAAACCCGGGAACCGGGTGGGAGACATCGGCTGGGCCATCCAGCGCTACGCCGAACGCCATGGGTGCTCGGTTGTCAGGGAATTCGTGGGTCACGGCGTGGGGATCGAGTTTCACGAGGCACCCCAGATCCCCCATTACGGGCAAAAGGGAAAGGGGCTCCTGCTGGTTCCGGGCATGGTCTTCACCATCGAACCCATGATAAACTTAGGCGGGAAAGAGCTTCATATCCTATCGGACAACTGGACGGCCGTGACCGACGATGGGTCCCTGTCGGCCCAGTTCGAACAGACCATCCTCGTCACCGAAAACGGTTACGAAAGCCTGACCCCCTATGATCTGGACGCCCCTCTTCTGGAAGAAGGGACCGTCTCCTGA
- the queG gene encoding tRNA epoxyqueuosine(34) reductase QueG, which translates to MEQPFQRILERARELGFIAAGFTRPGRPLFFKEFKAWLRAGMQGGMSWLENRLYLREDPSRLLEGCRTIICLAFPYPSKAPSTPEGYTVSRYAQPFEEDYHRRLRRKGRELVLFLETIFEGSRSRICVDSAPLMERSFAYSAGLGFIGKNNALIVPGHGSWVYLAEILTTADIAFPAVDPLKPRCGTCSRCIEACPTGALEAPNRINASRCLSYLSIEYKGEIPPEYGEKMGRCFFGCDRCQEVCPFNEGGVSGIPSLPPIREWLEMTEKAFQARFGPSALSRVSLSKLKGNIQVLTRRKNLGHNNGDGL; encoded by the coding sequence ATGGAGCAGCCCTTTCAGCGTATCCTTGAACGGGCCCGGGAACTGGGTTTCATTGCCGCCGGGTTCACCAGGCCGGGCAGACCCTTGTTTTTCAAGGAGTTCAAGGCCTGGCTCCGGGCCGGAATGCAGGGTGGGATGAGCTGGCTTGAAAATCGCCTGTACCTGCGGGAAGATCCTTCCCGGCTCCTCGAAGGGTGCAGGACCATCATCTGCCTCGCCTTTCCCTACCCTTCCAAGGCACCCTCCACGCCCGAGGGCTACACGGTCTCCAGATATGCCCAGCCCTTCGAGGAAGATTACCACCGCAGGCTCAGGCGCAAAGGCAGGGAACTCGTGCTTTTCCTTGAGACGATCTTCGAGGGTTCCCGGTCGAGGATCTGCGTTGATTCCGCTCCCCTCATGGAAAGAAGTTTCGCCTACAGCGCTGGACTGGGGTTCATCGGGAAAAACAACGCCCTGATCGTCCCCGGACACGGCTCCTGGGTCTACCTTGCGGAAATCCTCACCACCGCTGACATCGCTTTTCCCGCCGTGGACCCGCTCAAGCCGCGTTGCGGCACCTGTTCCAGATGTATCGAGGCCTGCCCCACGGGTGCACTTGAGGCCCCCAACCGGATCAACGCATCCAGATGCCTTTCCTACCTGTCGATCGAATACAAGGGAGAAATCCCCCCTGAATACGGGGAAAAAATGGGGCGTTGTTTCTTTGGGTGCGACCGGTGCCAGGAAGTCTGCCCTTTCAATGAAGGAGGGGTTTCGGGAATCCCCTCACTCCCCCCCATCCGGGAATGGCTTGAGATGACCGAAAAGGCCTTCCAGGCGCGGTTCGGCCCCTCGGCCCTCTCCAGGGTTTCATTATCGAAGCTTAAGGGAAATATCCAAGTCCTGACCCGCAGGAAAAACCTGGGACACAACAACGGTGACGGATTATGA
- a CDS encoding PEP-CTERM sorting domain-containing protein yields MKKSVLFSIIVILVVSILPLRASAVPILFGDHVNQWAPHFGDKPGIEYYGTPNITGGVVDVRNDGTLGSVTISMTNMSKHWYLLEPGSLFIDAEADGVWDYLVDTAPSVIDGSDTAGTYDLYRITQPFDDPNTNGNYKMSYTLRSARIRNGAPVSMKDSYLSGLTAGTAYFSGWPGSVGQGDSISITYSMFSFDILLGEQFTISWMPTCANDVVLETMSRPVPEPASLLLLGTGMVCLAGIGRRRIKAKK; encoded by the coding sequence ATGAAAAAATCAGTTCTTTTTTCCATCATTGTCATTCTGGTTGTATCGATTTTACCTCTCCGGGCCAGTGCAGTGCCCATCCTCTTTGGGGACCATGTCAACCAATGGGCTCCCCATTTCGGCGACAAGCCCGGGATTGAATACTACGGCACCCCGAATATCACCGGTGGAGTGGTGGATGTCAGGAACGATGGGACCCTTGGAAGCGTGACCATTTCAATGACCAACATGTCCAAGCACTGGTACCTGCTCGAACCCGGCTCCCTTTTCATCGATGCCGAGGCAGACGGCGTCTGGGATTACCTGGTTGACACAGCCCCGTCGGTCATCGACGGAAGCGACACAGCGGGCACCTATGATCTCTACCGGATTACCCAGCCCTTCGATGATCCCAACACCAACGGCAATTACAAGATGTCCTACACTTTGAGGAGTGCCCGCATCCGGAACGGTGCTCCGGTCAGCATGAAAGATTCATACCTATCAGGGCTTACGGCAGGAACAGCCTATTTTTCCGGCTGGCCTGGAAGCGTGGGGCAAGGGGATTCCATCTCGATCACTTACTCGATGTTTTCCTTCGACATTCTCCTTGGGGAACAATTCACTATCTCATGGATGCCCACTTGCGCAAACGACGTGGTTCTGGAAACCATGTCCCGGCCCGTTCCCGAACCGGCAAGTCTGCTGCTCCTGGGTACCGGGATGGTGTGCCTGGCCGGCATCGGAAGGAGGAGGATCAAGGCGAAAAAGTAG
- the dksA gene encoding RNA polymerase-binding protein DksA → MLSKKKLQYFKKILEEQLNDLLEQDEKTLSGISDFREESPDFVDQASAESHTDFTLHIKERENRLILKIKEALNRIDNGTFGICEVCGEKISEKRLEARPVTTLCIECKKRQEMDEKLRGI, encoded by the coding sequence ATGCTATCCAAAAAAAAGTTACAGTATTTCAAAAAAATCCTCGAGGAACAGTTGAATGATCTACTGGAACAGGACGAAAAGACCCTCAGCGGAATTTCGGATTTCAGGGAGGAGTCTCCCGATTTCGTGGATCAGGCGTCCGCGGAATCACACACGGATTTCACCCTGCATATCAAGGAGAGGGAGAACCGGTTGATCCTGAAGATCAAGGAGGCCTTGAACCGGATCGATAATGGGACCTTCGGGATATGCGAAGTCTGCGGGGAGAAAATATCCGAAAAACGCCTGGAGGCCCGCCCTGTGACGACCCTCTGTATCGAGTGCAAGAAGCGGCAAGAGATGGATGAGAAATTGCGGGGAATTTAG
- a CDS encoding flavodoxin family protein, whose protein sequence is MKVLGIYGSPRKGGNSDRLLDEALEGAASRGAEITRVYCRDLKMSGCLECGGCDKTGKCIVKDDMQEVYPLLEEAEAIFLASPIFFYGLTAQAKALIDRCQALWNKRMLKKPRGSLRVYEGGRGYLIAVGATRGKNLFEGAQLTAKYFYDALDMQYEGGIFFRRLEKKTAVEENPETLQEALNLGRKVAGP, encoded by the coding sequence ATGAAGGTGCTGGGCATTTATGGAAGTCCGAGGAAAGGCGGAAACAGCGACCGGCTCCTGGACGAAGCCCTGGAAGGGGCCGCGTCGAGGGGGGCCGAAATCACGCGGGTCTACTGCCGGGACCTGAAGATGTCAGGGTGCCTGGAATGCGGGGGTTGCGACAAGACCGGAAAATGCATAGTGAAGGACGACATGCAGGAGGTCTACCCCCTGCTGGAGGAGGCGGAAGCGATCTTCCTGGCCTCACCGATATTTTTCTACGGCCTGACCGCCCAGGCCAAGGCCCTGATCGACAGGTGCCAAGCCCTCTGGAATAAACGCATGCTCAAGAAGCCCCGCGGATCTCTCCGGGTTTACGAGGGGGGAAGGGGGTATCTCATCGCCGTGGGTGCAACCCGTGGGAAAAATCTTTTCGAAGGTGCCCAGCTTACGGCAAAGTATTTTTACGACGCCCTCGACATGCAGTATGAAGGGGGGATTTTTTTCAGGAGGCTTGAAAAAAAGACGGCGGTGGAAGAGAATCCCGAAACTCTCCAGGAAGCCCTCAATCTCGGCCGGAAGGTGGCAGGCCCCTGA